One window from the genome of Equus quagga isolate Etosha38 chromosome 6, UCLA_HA_Equagga_1.0, whole genome shotgun sequence encodes:
- the FXN gene encoding frataxin, mitochondrial — protein sequence MHLRTTGTLGDPGSLDETTYERLAEETLDSLAEFFEDLADKPYTFEDYDVSFGSGVLTVKMGGDLGTYVINKQTPNKQIWLSSPSSGPKRYDWTGKNWVYSHDGVSLHELLAAELTKALKTKLDLSSLAYSGKGT from the exons ATGCATTTGAGGACAACGGGGACTTTGGGTGACCCGGG TTCTCTGGATGAGACCACCTACGAAAGACTGGCAGAGGAGACGCTGGACTCCTTAGCAGAGTTTTTTGAAGACCTTGCAGATAAACCTTACACGTTTGAAGACTATGATGTCTCCTTTGGG AGTGGTGTTTTAACAGTTAAAATGGGTGGAGATCTGGGAACCTACGTGATCAACAAGCAGACCCCAAACAAGCAAATCTGGTTATCTTCACCATCCAG TGGACCCAAGCGTTACGACTGGACGGGGAAAAACTGGGTGTACTCCCACGATGGCGTGTCTCTCCACGAACTACTGGCCGCGGAGCTGACTAAGGCCTTAAAAACCAAGCTGGACTTGTCTTCCCTGGcctattctggaaaaggcacctGA